From one Haloferax marinisediminis genomic stretch:
- a CDS encoding S9 family peptidase produces MRTYDIERYLHIRSAYGASFAPDGERLSFLMDTTGVPQVWTVDGPGVWPEQRTFYDERVTFASWSPENPELVFGMDKGGNEREQLFRLEPDTGVIENLTEHPDAKHRWGGWSHDGERFAFTSNRRDNAVFDVYVQDRDGTGMDATLVHEGDGWLTLGGWSPDDSKLIVQEAYSNFDQDVYVLDLITNELTHLTPHEGTVRFQSPEWGPDGENIYMVTDRDSDTLELVRYDLETEEFTLVESGDDYEFDGISIDHETRKLVYSRNVEGYTELTFGELVGPDEIDTFPEPDLPKGVAGGVSFSPDGDRASITVTASADTANVYVVELETGHAERWTHAATAGIPRDTFVPPELVHYPTFDGRDIPAFFTLPEESPEGKTPVIVDIHGGPEAQRRPSFSSVKQYFLSRGYAYFEPNVRGSAGYGKAYGHLDDVEKRMDSVADIEAAVEWLHDHPAVDPDKIVAMGGSYGGFMVLASMTEYPDLWAAGIDIVGIANFVTFLENTGDWRRELREAEYGSLEDDREFLESISPLNNVEKIRAPLFVLHGENDPRVPVSEAHQLVEEARKHAHVRELIFEDEGHGFSKLENRIDAYTQIADFLDEYVGSAHGE; encoded by the coding sequence ATGCGAACCTACGATATCGAGCGCTACCTGCACATCAGGAGCGCCTATGGTGCTTCTTTCGCCCCCGACGGGGAGCGACTCTCGTTTCTCATGGACACGACGGGCGTCCCACAGGTGTGGACCGTCGACGGCCCCGGCGTCTGGCCCGAACAACGAACGTTCTACGACGAACGGGTCACCTTCGCCTCGTGGTCGCCTGAGAACCCTGAACTCGTCTTCGGGATGGACAAAGGCGGCAACGAGCGCGAGCAGTTGTTCCGTCTCGAACCCGACACGGGCGTCATCGAGAATCTGACCGAACACCCCGATGCCAAACACCGCTGGGGTGGGTGGAGTCACGACGGCGAGCGGTTCGCCTTCACGTCGAATCGACGGGACAACGCCGTCTTCGACGTGTACGTACAGGACCGCGACGGGACGGGCATGGATGCCACGCTCGTCCACGAGGGCGACGGGTGGCTCACCCTCGGCGGGTGGTCGCCGGACGACTCGAAACTCATCGTCCAAGAGGCGTACTCGAACTTCGACCAGGACGTGTACGTCCTCGACCTGATTACGAACGAACTGACGCATCTCACGCCGCACGAGGGCACTGTTCGATTCCAGAGTCCCGAGTGGGGGCCGGACGGCGAGAACATCTACATGGTGACCGACCGCGACAGCGACACGCTCGAACTCGTCCGCTACGACCTCGAAACCGAGGAGTTCACGCTCGTCGAATCCGGTGACGACTACGAGTTCGATGGAATCAGCATCGACCACGAGACGCGCAAACTCGTCTACTCTCGGAACGTCGAAGGCTACACCGAACTCACGTTCGGCGAACTCGTCGGCCCCGACGAGATTGACACGTTCCCCGAACCGGACCTCCCGAAGGGCGTCGCCGGCGGCGTCTCGTTCTCACCTGACGGCGACCGAGCGTCTATCACGGTCACTGCCAGCGCCGACACCGCGAACGTCTACGTCGTCGAACTGGAGACAGGCCACGCAGAGCGGTGGACGCACGCGGCCACAGCGGGGATTCCACGAGATACGTTCGTCCCGCCGGAACTCGTCCACTACCCGACGTTCGATGGCCGCGACATTCCGGCGTTCTTCACCCTCCCCGAAGAGTCACCCGAGGGGAAGACACCCGTCATCGTCGATATTCACGGCGGCCCCGAGGCACAGCGCAGACCGTCGTTCTCGTCGGTAAAGCAGTACTTCCTCTCACGCGGGTACGCCTACTTCGAACCCAACGTCCGCGGGTCCGCAGGCTACGGGAAAGCCTACGGCCACCTCGACGACGTAGAAAAGCGGATGGATTCGGTCGCCGATATCGAGGCGGCGGTCGAGTGGCTTCACGACCACCCGGCAGTCGACCCCGACAAAATCGTCGCGATGGGCGGGTCGTACGGTGGGTTCATGGTGCTCGCGTCGATGACCGAGTATCCAGACCTCTGGGCTGCCGGCATCGACATCGTCGGCATCGCCAACTTCGTCACGTTCCTCGAAAACACGGGCGACTGGCGACGTGAACTCCGCGAGGCGGAGTATGGCTCTCTCGAAGACGACCGGGAGTTCCTCGAATCCATCTCGCCACTCAACAACGTCGAGAAGATTCGCGCGCCGCTGTTCGTCCTCCACGGCGAGAACGACCCGCGCGTTCCGGTGAGCGAGGCCCACCAACTCGTCGAGGAGGCACGCAAGCACGCCCACGTCCGCGAACTCATCTTCGAAGACGAGGGACACGGCTTCTCCAAACTGGAGAACCGCATCGACGCGTACACCCAGATTGCCGACTTCCTCGACGAGTACGTCGGAAGCGCTCACGGCGAGTGA
- a CDS encoding MTH865 family protein: MSDVESQLREQFMDAFSGASFPVKNQMSLVPALPNGPGTKFEADGVTITAMELAAKLGKHQDFPYEDAESLVDDIIEGLKAEDMI; encoded by the coding sequence ATGTCTGACGTCGAATCTCAACTTCGCGAACAGTTCATGGACGCGTTCTCCGGTGCGAGTTTCCCTGTCAAGAACCAGATGTCGCTCGTTCCTGCCCTCCCGAACGGTCCGGGCACGAAGTTCGAAGCCGACGGTGTGACCATCACCGCGATGGAACTCGCCGCGAAGCTCGGCAAGCACCAGGACTTCCCGTACGAAGACGCTGAGAGCCTCGTCGACGACATCATCGAGGGGCTCAAGGCCGAAGACATGATCTAA
- a CDS encoding M42 family metallopeptidase — protein MDFDFDRLKQLTETSGVPGYEDRIRALVREDLEATTDHVSVDAMGNVVGTIEGESDYEVAVAAHMDEIGFMVRHVNEDGFLQLDALGGWDPRVLKAQRVTVHAESGDFTGVIGSVPPHTLTEEQKKKEPKVEDVFVDLGLPSETVEEEISVGDLVTMEQTTVQMGDHVTGKAIDDRVCLFAMLEAARRIENPEVTIHFAATVQEEVGLRGAQALGVDLDPDLALGLDTTVANDVPGFKPADYVTQLGEGAGIKLKDSSAIANPKVHRRLRDVAEENDIAYQMELLPAGGTDTGGFQNTYGAKPVGAISMPTRYLHTVTESVHKDDVTAYIDLLTAFLSSETGEFDYTL, from the coding sequence ATGGACTTCGACTTCGACCGTCTGAAGCAACTCACAGAGACTAGTGGTGTCCCCGGCTACGAGGACCGGATTCGCGCCCTCGTCCGCGAGGACCTCGAAGCGACGACCGACCACGTGAGCGTCGACGCGATGGGCAACGTCGTCGGCACCATCGAAGGCGAGAGCGACTACGAAGTCGCCGTCGCGGCTCACATGGACGAAATCGGATTTATGGTCCGTCACGTCAACGAGGACGGCTTCCTCCAACTGGATGCCCTCGGTGGCTGGGACCCTCGCGTCCTGAAGGCCCAGCGCGTCACGGTCCACGCCGAGAGTGGCGATTTCACCGGCGTCATCGGCTCTGTCCCGCCGCACACGCTCACTGAAGAGCAGAAGAAGAAGGAACCGAAGGTGGAAGACGTGTTCGTCGACCTCGGTCTCCCCTCCGAGACGGTCGAAGAGGAAATTTCCGTCGGCGACCTCGTGACGATGGAGCAGACGACCGTCCAGATGGGCGACCACGTCACGGGCAAAGCCATCGACGACCGCGTCTGCCTGTTCGCCATGCTCGAAGCGGCCCGTCGCATCGAGAACCCCGAAGTCACCATCCACTTCGCTGCAACCGTCCAAGAGGAAGTCGGCCTCCGCGGCGCGCAAGCACTGGGCGTCGACCTCGACCCCGACCTCGCACTCGGTCTCGACACGACCGTCGCCAACGACGTTCCCGGCTTCAAGCCCGCTGACTACGTGACGCAACTCGGCGAAGGTGCGGGTATCAAACTGAAAGACTCCAGCGCCATCGCCAACCCGAAGGTCCACCGTCGCCTGCGCGACGTGGCCGAAGAGAACGACATCGCCTACCAGATGGAACTGCTCCCCGCGGGCGGCACGGACACCGGTGGCTTCCAGAACACCTACGGCGCGAAACCCGTCGGTGCCATCTCGATGCCGACGCGCTACCTCCACACCGTGACTGAGAGCGTCCACAAAGACGACGTGACCGCGTACATCGACCTCCTGACCGCGTTCTTGTCGAGTGAGACCGGCGAGTTCGACTACACGCTCTAA
- a CDS encoding halocyanin domain-containing protein translates to MTDGNVDMSRRAFLGAAAGGAAVAATSGTAAAQTEEPDFGGYLDGVDGGYEDLRGQSEVTIEVGAEGNGGALAFAPAGVWIDPGTTVTWEWTGEGGGHNVVASEGASLESGAPVAEAGTTYEYTFEEGDAGITKYHCAPHEALGMLGAVAVGGDVPTVEVGGGGGGASLPQVPDSAKALGVATTFAMIATLGLAYFFMKYGGDYDIQE, encoded by the coding sequence ATGACCGACGGCAACGTGGATATGTCTCGGCGGGCGTTCCTCGGCGCGGCCGCTGGTGGCGCGGCGGTTGCCGCCACCTCTGGCACGGCCGCGGCGCAGACTGAAGAACCAGACTTCGGCGGCTACCTCGACGGCGTCGACGGTGGCTACGAAGACCTTCGGGGACAGAGCGAAGTCACCATCGAGGTCGGCGCTGAGGGTAACGGCGGCGCACTCGCGTTCGCCCCCGCTGGTGTCTGGATCGACCCGGGGACGACTGTGACGTGGGAATGGACTGGCGAAGGCGGCGGACACAACGTCGTCGCGAGCGAAGGCGCGTCACTCGAATCCGGCGCACCAGTCGCTGAAGCTGGTACGACATACGAGTACACCTTCGAAGAGGGCGATGCAGGTATCACGAAGTACCACTGCGCACCTCACGAGGCACTCGGTATGCTCGGTGCAGTCGCCGTCGGCGGCGACGTCCCGACTGTCGAAGTCGGTGGCGGTGGCGGCGGCGCAAGCCTCCCGCAGGTCCCGGACAGCGCGAAGGCGCTCGGCGTCGCGACGACGTTCGCGATGATTGCGACGCTCGGCCTCGCGTACTTCTTCATGAAATACGGCGGCGACTACGACATCCAGGAGTAA
- a CDS encoding glycosyltransferase family 4 protein: protein MRVALVSMYTPHHEETGATIRMRRTAELLAEHGHDVVVLCAKWWDGEVIEFAQNGVTYHRVTDSPASGRFASRVPFALREVKPDVIQVTSFPPSCVTAAKAAARFLRVPVVADWWTRDDRGGSRSYRRAAKAPHAVLAPSEMIRTQVRELGASVDATHVVPEPIDMDLVREAGVQERADVVYARDLDEHANVESFLLALAELRDKDWDAVVIGDGTERSNAEQTARDLRIDDRVEFLGELSADEAVPIMKGAHVFAQTATREPFATNLLWALACGCVSLVEYQARSAAHELVEGRERGSLVTSPQELADEIVAARGFDHRTVDEDFARYDSRQVVSQFESVYESEIDDFGFF from the coding sequence ATGCGAGTCGCACTCGTCTCGATGTACACACCGCACCACGAAGAGACGGGAGCGACGATTCGAATGCGGCGAACTGCCGAACTCCTCGCCGAACACGGACACGACGTTGTCGTCCTCTGTGCCAAGTGGTGGGACGGCGAGGTCATCGAGTTCGCACAGAACGGCGTGACGTACCACCGCGTGACCGACTCGCCGGCGTCTGGGCGGTTCGCCTCTCGAGTCCCGTTCGCCCTCCGTGAGGTCAAACCGGACGTCATTCAGGTCACGAGTTTCCCACCGTCGTGTGTGACGGCGGCCAAGGCCGCGGCGCGATTCTTGCGTGTCCCTGTCGTCGCCGACTGGTGGACCCGAGACGACCGAGGTGGGTCGCGCTCGTATCGCCGCGCGGCGAAGGCCCCACACGCCGTCTTGGCCCCCTCCGAGATGATTCGGACGCAGGTGCGCGAACTGGGTGCGTCCGTGGACGCGACCCACGTCGTGCCCGAACCAATCGACATGGACCTCGTTCGGGAGGCAGGCGTCCAAGAGCGAGCGGACGTCGTTTACGCGCGTGACTTAGACGAGCACGCCAACGTCGAGAGTTTCCTCCTCGCACTCGCCGAACTCCGCGACAAAGACTGGGACGCCGTCGTCATCGGCGACGGCACCGAACGGTCGAACGCCGAACAGACCGCACGCGACCTTCGAATCGACGACCGGGTGGAGTTCCTCGGCGAACTCTCTGCGGACGAGGCAGTTCCCATCATGAAGGGCGCACACGTCTTCGCGCAGACGGCGACGCGCGAACCGTTCGCCACGAACCTCCTGTGGGCACTCGCGTGCGGGTGTGTGAGTCTCGTCGAGTATCAGGCTCGGTCTGCGGCCCACGAACTCGTCGAGGGACGCGAACGCGGCTCCCTCGTCACCAGTCCACAGGAACTCGCCGACGAGATCGTCGCTGCCCGCGGATTCGACCACCGGACGGTCGACGAAGACTTCGCCCGGTACGACTCCCGACAGGTCGTCAGTCAGTTCGAGTCGGTGTACGAATCAGAGATAGACGACTTCGGCTTCTTCTGA
- a CDS encoding DUF420 domain-containing protein, which translates to MATASAGNPLKEHPAAATIILSVVGYALVVGTFLGLVPGNVFPRLSLEQVNRLSDAIALVNTLNIFVIAAGWRWIRRDEVRKHKIAMITAFLLIIAFLVMYLTKIGGGGTKEFVGPVYAYVPYLAMLAIHIMLSIVSVPVVLYALILGLTHSEHELRTQTPHRKVGRFAVAAWLLSLALGVVTYLLLNHVYGWEYEVSAVAALVAPVVGI; encoded by the coding sequence ATGGCAACTGCGAGCGCCGGCAATCCACTGAAGGAACACCCCGCGGCGGCGACTATCATTCTCTCTGTGGTCGGATACGCCCTCGTCGTCGGGACGTTCCTCGGACTCGTCCCCGGCAACGTCTTTCCCAGGTTGTCGCTCGAACAGGTGAACCGCCTCTCGGACGCAATCGCGCTGGTGAACACGCTCAACATCTTCGTCATCGCGGCGGGTTGGCGGTGGATTCGCCGTGACGAAGTCCGAAAGCACAAGATTGCGATGATAACGGCGTTCCTCCTCATCATCGCGTTCCTCGTCATGTACCTCACGAAGATTGGCGGCGGCGGCACCAAGGAGTTCGTCGGCCCGGTGTACGCGTACGTCCCGTACCTCGCGATGCTGGCGATTCACATCATGCTCTCGATCGTGTCGGTTCCGGTGGTCCTCTACGCGCTCATCCTCGGCCTCACGCACTCTGAACACGAACTGCGCACCCAGACTCCCCACCGGAAGGTCGGTCGCTTCGCCGTCGCAGCGTGGTTGCTCTCGCTCGCCCTCGGTGTCGTAACCTACCTCCTCCTCAACCACGTGTACGGGTGGGAGTACGAAGTGTCGGCGGTGGCCGCACTCGTCGCACCGGTCGTCGGCATCTGA
- a CDS encoding NAD(P)-dependent glycerol-1-phosphate dehydrogenase — MFDKSTWIKLPRNVLVGHGVLDQLADAVAELYLSGEPLLVTSPSPERIAGDRIRDQFDGIASVSLDRASFESVERVVEIGREMDAGYLIALGGGKPIDVAKMAADRLECGFVSVPTAASHDGIVSGRSSIPEGDTRHSVAADPPLAVVADTELLAEAPWELTTAGCADIISNYTAVKDWQLAHRLKNVEYSEYAGALAQMTAELLVESADSIKPGLEESAWIVTKALVSSGVAMSIAGSSRPASGAEHLFSHQLDRIAPGRALHGHQVGVGSIMTEYFHSGPRGEWTNIRDALSTMGAPTTADELGISDEKIIEALTTAHEIRDRYTILGDGVSEEAAIEAATITGVI; from the coding sequence ATGTTCGACAAATCGACGTGGATCAAACTCCCCCGAAACGTCCTCGTCGGCCACGGCGTGCTCGACCAGCTCGCCGATGCGGTCGCCGAACTCTATCTCTCGGGGGAGCCGCTTCTCGTCACGAGCCCGTCGCCCGAGCGCATCGCGGGTGACCGAATCCGCGACCAGTTCGACGGCATCGCGTCGGTCTCACTGGACCGAGCGAGCTTCGAGTCGGTCGAGCGTGTCGTCGAAATCGGCCGCGAGATGGACGCTGGCTATCTCATCGCCCTCGGCGGCGGCAAACCAATCGACGTTGCCAAGATGGCCGCAGACCGTCTCGAATGTGGGTTCGTTTCGGTCCCCACGGCGGCAAGTCACGACGGCATCGTCTCCGGACGGTCGTCGATTCCCGAAGGAGACACCCGTCACTCGGTTGCCGCGGACCCGCCGCTGGCAGTCGTCGCCGACACCGAACTCCTCGCCGAAGCACCGTGGGAACTGACCACTGCAGGCTGTGCAGATATCATCTCGAACTACACCGCAGTCAAAGACTGGCAACTCGCCCACCGCCTCAAGAACGTCGAGTACTCCGAGTACGCGGGTGCGCTGGCGCAGATGACCGCAGAACTGCTGGTCGAAAGCGCGGACTCCATCAAACCCGGACTGGAAGAGTCTGCGTGGATTGTGACGAAAGCGCTCGTCTCGTCGGGCGTCGCGATGTCGATTGCCGGGTCGTCACGACCCGCCTCGGGCGCGGAACACCTCTTTTCGCACCAACTCGACCGCATCGCCCCCGGCCGCGCACTCCACGGCCATCAGGTCGGTGTTGGCTCTATCATGACCGAGTACTTCCACAGCGGCCCCCGTGGCGAGTGGACCAACATCCGCGACGCGCTCTCGACCATGGGCGCGCCGACGACGGCAGACGAACTCGGCATCTCCGACGAGAAGATTATCGAGGCGCTCACCACGGCACACGAGATTCGTGACCGCTACACCATCCTCGGTGACGGTGTGAGCGAAGAGGCGGCTATCGAGGCTGCGACGATTACGGGCGTTATCTAG
- a CDS encoding LysE family translocator yields the protein MSTVLPSLGAGLVFGLALAAPPGPMNAVIAEESVVRGWSSGARAGLGAMSADALFFVLAALGLVAFVEQFPTIRAVMVGVGGLLMLYFAYGAANEMRTTFREAADPETDSAGFTKAFVLALTNPYQILFWLTIGVGLLNSGTVDVLSYTPYVGASLSNLLIVQTGSPALIVGFFGGIAVWVVGFPAALVAAEQRVDSFAPVVAALSAVVLGGFGVLFLWDAVQTLV from the coding sequence ATGTCTACTGTCCTCCCGTCTCTCGGCGCCGGGTTGGTCTTCGGCCTCGCACTCGCAGCACCGCCGGGACCGATGAACGCCGTCATCGCCGAAGAGAGCGTCGTCCGTGGGTGGTCCTCGGGCGCTCGTGCAGGCCTCGGTGCGATGAGTGCCGACGCGCTGTTCTTCGTTCTCGCGGCACTCGGACTCGTCGCGTTCGTCGAGCAGTTTCCGACGATTCGTGCCGTGATGGTCGGTGTCGGCGGTCTCCTCATGCTCTACTTCGCCTACGGTGCGGCCAACGAGATGCGTACGACTTTCCGTGAGGCCGCGGACCCAGAAACCGACAGCGCCGGGTTCACGAAGGCATTCGTCCTCGCGCTGACGAATCCGTACCAGATTCTGTTTTGGCTCACTATCGGCGTCGGGTTACTCAACTCCGGAACCGTCGACGTGCTCTCGTACACTCCCTACGTCGGTGCGTCGCTCTCGAACCTCCTCATCGTCCAGACGGGGAGTCCGGCGCTCATCGTCGGATTCTTCGGCGGCATCGCCGTCTGGGTCGTCGGATTCCCTGCTGCCCTCGTCGCGGCCGAACAGCGAGTCGATTCGTTCGCACCGGTAGTCGCAGCGCTCAGTGCGGTCGTCCTCGGCGGATTCGGCGTGCTGTTCCTCTGGGACGCGGTACAGACGCTCGTCTGA
- a CDS encoding TMEM165/GDT1 family protein, producing MTGWTEILVVALVAQLAVLPGEKVQFIIAGLSTRFDPKVVVAAAGSAFALWTALEIAFGKALQTALPPVALDAFTAILFALFAVLLLRATPSKSGGTSLTDGGLPEFDATPSLFGRELSSKGFGGFFPIFAMMAAGEFGDKTQLVTIGLAVQYGAHPAVWAGEMLAIIPVSIANAYFFHRFSDRFDTRKAYLGAALLFGFFALETTVAIFTGFSAWETFVTGVSDVILALV from the coding sequence GTGACTGGCTGGACTGAAATTCTCGTCGTCGCACTCGTCGCGCAACTCGCGGTGTTGCCCGGGGAGAAAGTTCAGTTCATCATCGCCGGTCTCTCGACGCGATTCGACCCAAAAGTCGTCGTCGCGGCCGCAGGGTCGGCCTTCGCCCTGTGGACCGCACTCGAAATCGCCTTCGGGAAGGCGTTACAGACCGCACTCCCACCAGTGGCACTCGACGCGTTCACTGCTATCTTGTTCGCCCTCTTCGCGGTGCTTCTGCTCCGGGCGACTCCGTCGAAGAGCGGCGGGACTTCGCTGACGGACGGCGGACTCCCCGAGTTCGACGCGACGCCGTCGCTGTTCGGCCGAGAACTATCGAGCAAAGGGTTCGGCGGGTTCTTTCCAATCTTCGCCATGATGGCCGCCGGTGAGTTCGGCGACAAGACGCAGCTGGTGACCATCGGACTCGCCGTCCAGTACGGCGCACACCCGGCAGTCTGGGCCGGCGAGATGCTCGCTATCATCCCGGTGAGCATCGCCAACGCGTACTTCTTCCATCGGTTCTCCGACCGATTCGACACCCGAAAGGCGTACCTCGGTGCTGCATTGCTCTTCGGGTTCTTCGCACTCGAGACGACCGTCGCCATCTTCACCGGGTTCTCCGCGTGGGAGACGTTCGTCACCGGTGTCTCTGACGTGATTCTCGCACTCGTCTGA
- a CDS encoding metal-dependent transcriptional regulator translates to MLSDVMEDYLKAIYSLQMEHGPPVSTSAIAEYLGKTPPTVTSMVGKLEERGLLDREKYKGVELTEEGETVALEVLRHHRLLEAYLTEHLDYSWSEVHEEADALEHHISEEFERRVAAALGDPEVDPHGDPIPSADLKPPSSSGLTTLLDHAVGDTVVVCRVSDRDPEELEYLSEAGVTPGTTIEITDIAPFGMVTVRVTDSDREQSLPESVAQTIRVRTPDEECEDEGVSTA, encoded by the coding sequence ATGTTGAGCGACGTGATGGAAGATTATCTGAAGGCAATCTACTCTCTCCAGATGGAGCACGGCCCACCCGTTTCGACGTCCGCCATCGCGGAGTATCTGGGCAAGACGCCGCCGACCGTGACGAGCATGGTCGGAAAACTCGAAGAACGCGGGCTGCTCGACCGCGAGAAGTACAAGGGTGTCGAACTCACCGAAGAGGGTGAGACCGTCGCACTCGAAGTGCTCCGACATCACCGCCTGTTGGAGGCGTACCTCACCGAGCACCTCGACTACTCGTGGAGCGAAGTCCACGAAGAGGCCGATGCACTCGAACACCACATCAGCGAAGAGTTCGAGCGCCGCGTCGCTGCCGCACTCGGTGACCCAGAAGTAGACCCCCACGGCGACCCCATCCCGAGTGCCGACCTCAAGCCACCCAGTTCGTCAGGATTGACGACGCTCCTCGACCACGCGGTGGGCGATACCGTCGTCGTCTGCCGGGTTAGCGACCGTGACCCTGAAGAGTTGGAGTACCTCTCTGAGGCGGGCGTCACGCCGGGAACGACCATCGAGATAACCGACATCGCACCGTTCGGGATGGTCACGGTCCGCGTCACCGACTCCGACCGCGAACAGAGTCTTCCCGAGTCTGTCGCACAGACCATCCGCGTCCGCACCCCAGACGAAGAGTGTGAAGACGAGGGTGTTTCGACTGCGTGA
- a CDS encoding threonine synthase, with translation MQTSDTFSGLVCTETGDEYDADVTGKSEAGAPLDPTYDLDRVEWDTETLAARPFDSMWRYRELLPFSDPVTANEGATPLVEASALGEETGVGSLLIKDEGRNPTGTFLDRGFSLAATAAREADAEVVAHASPGNGAQSAASYAGLVDVRSYGFVPSRTPFPNKAMVNVHGGQMKVVGGRYPAALSALHEKLKSDWYTLQEFDNPYRHDGAKTIAYEIAERLDWTVPDWVVVPVATGELVYGVYKGFRDLSDLGLVDDIPRLVAAQSVGCSPIATAWEAGNDETEAWNHPDTIVGELEIPDPKGGSLALRAIEESDGAAVTVGDDDALQSAVTAAQTAGVEVGAAGGVALAAAWDHSDEFEDDDTVVVVNTESGTKNADILRSHLMGQGI, from the coding sequence ATGCAGACTTCCGACACGTTCTCTGGGCTGGTGTGTACGGAGACCGGTGACGAGTACGACGCCGACGTGACCGGCAAAAGTGAAGCGGGCGCGCCGCTCGACCCCACCTACGACCTCGATCGCGTCGAGTGGGATACGGAGACGCTCGCAGCACGCCCCTTCGACTCGATGTGGCGCTACCGCGAACTCCTCCCGTTTTCCGACCCGGTGACGGCGAACGAAGGTGCAACGCCGCTCGTCGAGGCGTCCGCGCTCGGCGAGGAGACCGGTGTCGGGTCGCTGCTCATCAAAGACGAGGGACGCAACCCGACCGGGACGTTCCTCGACCGAGGGTTCTCGCTCGCGGCCACGGCGGCGCGTGAAGCAGACGCGGAGGTCGTCGCGCACGCCTCACCCGGTAACGGAGCGCAGTCCGCTGCGTCCTACGCAGGCCTCGTCGACGTTCGCTCGTACGGGTTCGTCCCGTCGCGGACGCCGTTCCCGAACAAAGCGATGGTGAACGTCCACGGCGGGCAGATGAAAGTCGTCGGCGGGCGCTATCCTGCCGCACTCTCGGCGCTCCACGAGAAACTCAAGAGCGACTGGTATACGCTCCAAGAGTTCGACAACCCGTATCGACACGACGGCGCGAAGACCATCGCCTACGAGATTGCCGAACGACTCGACTGGACCGTCCCCGACTGGGTTGTCGTCCCCGTGGCGACGGGTGAACTCGTCTACGGCGTCTACAAAGGCTTCCGCGACCTGTCCGACCTCGGCCTCGTCGACGACATCCCCCGCCTCGTGGCCGCCCAATCTGTTGGCTGTTCACCCATCGCGACGGCGTGGGAGGCCGGAAACGACGAAACTGAGGCGTGGAACCACCCCGACACCATCGTCGGCGAACTAGAGATTCCGGACCCCAAAGGCGGGTCGCTCGCACTCCGTGCAATCGAGGAATCGGACGGTGCCGCTGTCACTGTTGGTGACGACGACGCCCTCCAATCGGCAGTCACCGCCGCCCAGACTGCCGGCGTCGAAGTGGGTGCCGCCGGTGGTGTCGCACTCGCTGCTGCGTGGGACCACTCCGACGAGTTCGAAGACGACGACACCGTCGTCGTCGTCAACACCGAATCCGGAACGAAGAACGCCGATATCCTCCGTAGTCACCTGATGGGGCAGGGAATCTAA